In Carassius auratus strain Wakin chromosome 41, ASM336829v1, whole genome shotgun sequence, the DNA window AGTTCATACACTTCTCCTTTCCAGCAGTTGTGCAGTCTGATTAATATGAACATGTCCGTGCTTAAAGTGTAGTAaattcagaaaaatatatatcCCCCACATATCATGttgtttatcttgtttaaatGTGATATCAGTTGGAGGAGGTGTGCTAAACTCTTTAAACCCGATGAAAAGGTTTTCACATACCATCTGTTAAATGATGTCTTTGACCCGGTCATATCTTAATTACAGCATTAAACTGCACTGCTTTTCCTCTTGGCCTGCTGACTTAAATTTATGCTTAGGTGAAGAGTTCAGTTTGTCTGTTGGAATATTTTCTCTGGCTGATGCTGGGATTTTCCGTGCCTCGGGCGGGATGTTGCAGAACGAATGAGAGAAACAGAAACAGCTACCGTAAATTCGTTGTCAGCGTGAGCCAAATCTGAGTGCTTAGACAGCTCCTCTCTCCTGCTATCTTAAAAAATACTTTACACTACACATATGTGACACATATATTCATACAGTAATCATTTCTTTCCAGCAGTAGTTAGTGGTCAGATGCCAAAAACAGCCTCGTGTAAAAGCACTGCATAGAAACACATTACCTATGCAGGTACAAAATGAAAGTGGAGCATTTAAATGTGATCTGCTAGTAACATGCACACTCACGTTTTGGACTGAGGCATTACAAACAGATGTATGAAGAGACAGGCATCCATATAGGCACACAATGGGTATGTAGTATGcagtatgtatattaaatattgtatatattgtggTCTGTGGttggagagtttgactcctaaccctagggttgtgggtttgaatctcgggctggcaataccatgacttaggtgtctttgagcaaggcactgaacccccaactgctccctgggtgctgcagcttaaaaatggctgcccactgctccgggtgtgtgttcgtggtttgtgtgtgtgtgctttggatGTAGAGCTGCAAGTGTGCAGACCATTATATCCCACTATGGAATGTGCTTGTGCTTCCATTATTATTGTAACAAATGAACTGGAAATAATAtccacttcattttttttatttccttcatAACTCATTATTTGATTGGAGTTTACACAAATTGTGTTATTTGATACACTGTATTTACACTACCActtgaaagatgtctcttatactcaccaaggctgcatttatttggtcaaaaatacagtaaatatagtaatattgtgtaccattacaatttaaaataatgttttatattttcatatattttaaaatagtttattcctgtaatgcaaagctgaatttgtagcATTCATTACTTCAgttgtcagtgtcacatgatcctttagaaaccattttaataggttgatttgatgctcaagagatatttaaattaaaattaaataaaatgtatgcatttagcagacgcttttatccaaagcaacttacagtgcattcaggctatcaatttttacatatcatgtgttcctgggaaATCGAAccagcagtgctctaccagttgagctacaggaacactatatttctttgtattattaattttaagcaGTATGTGCGCTACTTAATAAGGCAaaactaaagtgtttttttttttttttttactgtacatacTGCTGTTTGAATTGTTTCTTTTTGCATGATTCATGTACATTAAAAAGTAGTCAGTATAGAGTGTATGCAGTGCAGTTTGGTTAAATTCCATTCCAGACAAAGCCAATTAGAGAGCAAGCAAGTTTCAGTCTTTGCAGCTGTGTGATTGTTGCAGAGAACGGATAAGGCTTCAGAAGATAATGAGACCGCTTGCTGATATCCAAGAGACTCAAAGTGATGATGCAGCGCTGCACCCTGGATTCCTCCGCTTGAGAGCTCAAAGGGGGATTTGATCGGATCAGATATGCCTTCCTCTCCCTTTTGCATCTCTGCCTGTTTCTTTCTAATCACCCTCTGTTATATCCTTACTTCTGCCTGTTTTCTTGTCGACTCCACTAGGTCTATTTTTCTGTTCCTGACCGTTGAATAAAGAGCATCATTAGCCTGTTTTTCTTCTTACTTCTCTTTATGCAAAAAATGTGTTGCATATTAAAGGCCTTAAACGTTTTCGGTTTGAACTTAGCACAAGAAAAATCAcatattatttatgaatttaacATGTCAATAATACATTTGCAGCTGTTGATTTAATTATTGACCATCTCTGAAACTTTAATTTATGCTTATACTAGAAGATGGCCAACAGAACACTGTTTCAACCATTATAATCAGATCACAAAACCGTGTTTAACTGCTCCTCTGGAGTCAAGCTTCCAGATGCACCTCTGCCTTTAATAAAATCCGCTTTATACATTAGTGCACTGATTCTAATTTTAGTTCTGGAAGGTTCAGTGAGAGGATGCTTCTCTTCCAACTGTGAACTATTTCACCAGAAACAGCTACTGCATCGGCCAACTTATGAGTCATTAATGGAATTGTGTGAAACATTGCTTGAAAGAAGTTATCTAAATTTCAGCTGCAAACCATAAGCCCCTTGAATAATCTAGTACTATACTCTTAGTCGCTAATGTAATTTTGAAAAGGCATGTAAAAAAACCTCATCACAAAGCTTTCTTTCTGTCATAACAGGGTGAAAAATGGAGTAAGCTATTAACAACATATTATTTTGCTTCTTTTTCCTCTTAAGCACTGAGAGAACGTTCTGCTTCTGTGCTCAGTGGCCTCTTTCTCCTCTTCGGCTGATTTGGAAAACACCCCCAGCAAATTGACCATGGAGGCGAGTCACAGGACCTCGTCTTTTGCAAGCACTGACCTCCTGGGTCGCTAAAGGAGGTAGCACAATGTGCAAAAGTCCCTACGGACTACATCTCATCTGGTCTGTGGATGTGTTTAGAAAGTTTCCCTGCCAACAGCCTCTCGCATGACATCAGCTACCTTGGGCCACTCTCTAGTGACATCACCCGTACCCCCGTTTAACAGGCGCTTTCCTTCTGACCTGGGATCAACCTTAAAGCCATTATAGAGATTTTCCATCAAATTCTAATGCTCTAATTCAAGCATCCAGGTATGAAGTGATTTCATGAAGGAAGacagaaaaatgaacaaaaaaaaattcaaaaaaatgtaaaaaaaaatatatatagaggtAAAATTAGTTGTAAATATTCTGATTATAAAATTGCTGCAAAATTAAAAGGTTTTAGAATATAGAAATGTAGGACTCCAAATTCAAGATTCTAATATTCAACACAAAAATTCTAATTGTACAAAAACTAGGCCGGGGGTCTGTAGGGGAAAGTAGTTATCAAAAAAGTTTAACTGAGCGCAATGAAGTGCCCACTTCAAGTGAAGTAAAACGTTTTAAAACACCAATATAaaatattcacacaaaaaaagaatgaCATTTGTAgaaaccaatgttgaaaacagtcatgcttctttatatttttatttaatatcaatAGAAACATAATATTGCACAAAACAACATATTTGCTTGATCTAataactgtcacatttgatcagtttaatgtgtcctcgctgaataaaaatataaatttccttTTTACTGACCTGACAGCGGTCTTGTGGAGGATGTGTGTCATGGTGATAGAAGAGTGTGTTCACAGGGTCATAAACACAGGAGAGGAGTTGAAGTGAGCTAATCAGATTATAACAATGAGCTAAGTGTGTTTTCACAGGGCACGTCTAGTCTCGAGGTGTTGCTATGATACAAGTGCTCTTTTTAAATGATTGGCATCAGTGGTCAAAACCAACACATATTTTAAAGGCTAAGCACTGGTTCTCCTAGTGGTCAGTGCAATACTTAACCTATGCAGataacttcaacacatgcattaGGGGTCTGCATTTATCCTCCAAACACAAAACATGCTGGCATCAGCCCAGAGAAGACAGAAAAGCTTTTCAGTTGTCTCTCACATCAGCAAAGAGCTAATGCAACTAATGAAATGCTGTGGCAGCAGATTTGTGTGAATGACAGTGAGACGTCTACAGACTCGAGTATTGGTTGTTTGTAAACGAAGTCTGATGAACTCTGCTGATCTCTCTGAATGAATCCAGATAAGAAGATCCAAAATTGGATTTGAAGTTTGCAAAAACAAACGGGAGCTGGTGCATTAAAAACTGGCACACGGCAATAATGATTATCTGTATTGCTTTACAATTGCAGTAACTacacattttgtcaaaataacaTCAATCAAAACACTCTGCTGACaaagctttatttttcttttcaaatttcagtaaaaatagtaatattgtgaaaatattattcaaattttaaagtaactgttttagtttaatatactttaaattgtaattaatttctgttatTGTAATGTTCTGTTAAagctgattttttattattattattattccaaccttcggtgtcacatgatacCTCAGACATCACTTGATGATTTAGtgttcaagtaacatttcttattattattgttgaaaacaggTGTGCTTCTTAATATGTTTGTTGAAACCATGAAAAAAGACATatagttgtttatatatatgtgtgtgtgtgtttattaaaaaatgcaaataaatatttccagAAACTGCCTTGTGAGACAACAGTGTGAGACTAGAAGTTATTTTCAATGCCAGTTTAAAAGATTTCACCCTAGTGAAACTCTCAAGCTAATTAATACCTTTTAAGCTGATTAAGAAATAAGTGAAACTGAGTTTGTAGGTGGTAAAAATGCTTTAGATTTGGCAGCAGGAAAAGTGTATGCTATGTATGGGGATGTGGATGTTCTCACTGAAGGATTAATGGCAGATAGGTAGGGAAATGAGAATAAGAGGGGATTTACACACTAACACGCTTCTCCCTTTAACTCTCTATAGAGTTTATTGTTTGTGGAGTCACAAGGGCATGCCTTGTCAATTGCAAGTTCCCTTTTTGAAGCAACTGATGTCTATGACTGCTTATAATGACAGCATGCAGGAATCATAAGTGAGTGACGTTTGGTTAAAAGGCTGTAGTAGCATGGACACACATTGTATGTTAATGAACTGCAGTGTCTGGTCTTGTCGTTCAAAAAGGTTTGCAGCATGCAAGCTACATCAGGCTAATTATGCTGAATGAAAcattgttaaaggaatagtttgtttttttcatccAAACAGATTTCATCACTTCATGTCAGAATAAAAGttcaaacagctgctaaaaaaaataatacaatgataAACAATAATCCAACTTCTGTCAATCACTTAACATTTTGTGAAGGAAAAAGCAGTGTGtctataataaacaaattaatcttaCTTCAGGCTAAAATGAGTCATCTGTCCCTAATACTGATTTCTTCTTCTTGAGAAAAAATTTGTTCAGatgttcaaatgtaaaaaaatatgcagatcaagcatatttaaaatgcatgaatactGGATTTGTTTCAAgcatgcagcttttcatttcacaatatgttaaatgatggactgaAGACATTTgaataacttgtggattattttgatgttttaaatcAGCTGAACGAATTCTCATTCTGACAACACCCAATCCATTGGTCAGCAAATAACTTTAAGgtacattttgagcaattttttttttactattcctgTAATATACATCTGTTCTCAGATGTAATGACAATCACACCTTTGTGGTTTCAACCAGGCATGCTGTATACAAAGCACTAGTTCTGTCTCTGGCGTACAAGTGCCACCAATCCTCAGAAAATATCACTTCCTTTAAAAACACTGGCACACGAACATGCTCAGAACTATCCCAcgtaaccaaaaataaaaataaaaaatgttcttttgcTGAGATTTTATAAATACACCCTTAACCAGAGGCTGGTGTGCATGCCGTGGCAATCCAGCCTAGCatctttgcattttattacagGGGCTctgcacccaaaaaaaaaaagcctgaagcATGGTGAAATCATTCATTTTCTGGTCTGATGTCATCTCAGACTCTCCATAATTGCCGGAGTCCGGCGTCTTGTGTCTATAATTGGTAAAGACACCGCAAACTCTCTGAGAAGACACTGTAGGTGGATACTGGTGGATTCATTATTTTGACATAAAATTGAAGCGGGAGGTCATCAAAGCGAAAACCATTTTTCAagtcttttccttttttctccTCCTTTTTTCTTTGTGGTTTGAAAACCAGGCCTTCGAGGCAAGTTGTCTGTCTGTTGCTGTTGAGAACCGGTTGCAGTTGCTGACTGATGTGGGGTGCTTTCGGAGGGTAATGATAGATCTGTTTTCCAGAAACCTGCTGTAATTcagcacattttaaatgtatgttgataattttatataatttgtgcAACCATAGAAGCCATAGAGGTTATTTAGGGTGAAGGCATTGGAGGACGACAGGAAGTGTACACTTATAAAGGTAAATTAAGAGTAAGCTGTGAATATTTGTGAACATGAAATGTTGCTGGTGTTATGGTGAGGGTGCATTCTGTGCACATTTTGGTGGGAAAAATGCCATAATATATTTGCTGCCTTATTTTAGACAGATGTAATCTGAGGTCGCCCCATATGGAATGAGCTTTAGTTTCGCTTCTCAAACATGCTTTGCACATTTGAGTGAATTACAATAAAACCTCCAGGCCTCGCATCACAATATTCCTACAGAAAGAGTGTGATGAAAAATGTAGGATGGTTCATCACCCTCCCACAAACTGCAAAATAAAGCCAAATTGtgcattttaaacaaatactCTGGGTTAATGTCTATGAAAATCATCTATTTTACCACAggaaatatgtataataatgtaaattCGTCAAAATAGGATGTTGACTGCCTCTTTAACAGTATAGAAAAAAAGAtgcagtgaaagtgaatgggtaccaAGACTGTCAATCCCCAGCATTTGGCTAagcatctcattttgtgttccacagaagaaataaggTCATgagacgacatgagggtgagtaaattataatttctgggtgaacttaatattttttatctattttgaaTTCACTGCAGTGCTTTATCCTACAGCACGatattgatattatattacaCTGTGCTGCCATCTGCTGCTCAACTCATGTAacgcactgtgtgtgtgtgtgtgtgtgtgtgtgtgtgtgtgcgtgtgtgtgtgtgtgtgtgtgtgtgtgtgtggtaaaccAAATGCCCCAAAACTGTCTTTATTCTTCACACGTTGTCTGATGCTTTGACTTAATAACGTGGCTAATAAAGTGATATATGCTTGCAAATGTCCAGACAGATTAGAGTTGTGAAAGATCGAGCTACtcaataaacaattaaacaaaattcagtaaacataaaaataacagacTACAAGAATGTTAAAATAGCAACACGTAACGTCTTTTTCATAAAGCGTTAACTCACCACAATGTGTCCCCAATGGAAAATGATGCTTACAAACGTGTCTAAGCGattcaaaatacaaacacaaaatacaacGGACCCAAGTTAAAAAAATGTCTGCTGCAAATGTCTTTCTTGAAAAACACAACTTTTATCGCCCCTGGTATCGTCTATATTTAGGAGTTGTCGTAAATCCAGATGGATTGATTGACACCTCCGACTGTCCCGAAGGCCCCGCCCCCTCGGGCTCAACTGACGTGCAGGAGTAACTTATGCGTGTGACCAAAACTTAGTACATTTAACGCTGGATTAAGATTTATGTGCCAAAACGTATTATAAACACATAACGTTTTCACTTAAAGCACATTAATGCGCACACAATGACGCGAGAGGAGGACCTGTTGCGGATTGCTAAAAAACTAGACAAGATGGTGTCTAGAAATAACATGGTGAGATCCTAATTTTGACGCAGCGCTTTATGCTGTTTGTTTGTGCGATCTCTGTGCATGCTGCTAAAGAATAACTAATTTAACCTTTTTTGCATGTGTATTATGCTGTTTTAATCATATCTAATTTAGATACAGGCATGCACAAgtgttgtttaattttgtttcaaGTGTGAGAGACCATAATGCGTGTGTAATAGGACTACAGAGATCCATTTGTAACAACAGGTGTTGGCTGACGATTGCGCAGATTTACTTTAGATTTATTCAGGGCAGCGACAAGAACGAGGACGAAGGTGATCTGTACAGACAGAGTTTTGTTGACACCTTTTGTTAATTCTTAACAGCATGTATGTATTGTAGTAAATGGCACAAGGTCGTGAAGACGGTGTGTGTTTTGGCCGACACATACTTTTACGCGCACGGGGCCCGCGCAcagaatttaaagggatagttcacacaaaacagaaaatgaaaacaataatttactcaccctgatgttgtTCCAGCATGAATTAGTGCTTGCATTTCTGGAACACAAATGCAAAAATGCCTGAGAGTTTGCAGCAGTGACACTGAGTTATTataacgtaaaaaaaataaaataaataaaaaacattaaaagatattaagaaaaaaatgaatgcaattatTATGTagttaaataattgaaaaaaaaaaaaactaaaataattacctGTCACCCTGTCTGTGTAGGACGGAGCTCTAGATCTTCTGAGAGAATTGAAAGATTTCAACATGACACTGAAGCTGCTTCAGGTACAGTATGTCTGCTGGATCTGTTGTGTTGACAAACTTCATTGATTCCTTTAGGGAATTATAGCTGTATCACAAACAGCAATCAGTATGGACTGTGCAAAACCTAAAAATCCATGTCAGAATAATATGGAGAGAATTATAATTCAAGttcaatttgaaatgtaatagagattttttttaaaagacttgCAAAGAATGTGAAAGATATGACACATCATATAGATTAGTACATTTTGTTACATAAATGCAGCTGTTCTTGTTAGACAACtgcttttgcttttgtttgtctAACGTTTATGATTTACTTTGTTCCAGGATACAAGAATTGGCATGTCTGTCAACGGAATAAGAAAGCATTGCACAGACGAGGATGTTGGGAACTTGGCAAAGATGCTAATCAAAAACTGGAAGAAGCTTTTGGGTAGGGCTTATGTTGTAaagaagttatatatatatatatatatatatatatatatatatatatatatatatatatataggcttcttttttctttttttttcttttacacaatAAAATAATCTGTACTTGATTAAAACGATTGCCAGTAACAGATCTGACCTAATGTAACACTTAACAATGACAAAAGTCAGTGATATCATATTCTAGGCTTCTTAAAAAATTGTACAGTTTAAAAAGGTTCATAATGCCCTCATTTTTATCATGCCATTCACATATAGTATAATATTGGCTGTcttaaaaggttttgtttttatgcatttatgcttttttgtctttgtcaGAATCAGCTCAAAACCAGAAGTCTGAGAGGTTGAATGAAGTGAAGAATGGCAAATATCCAAGCAAGACATCAGGGTCACCCAGCAGGACCTCACCTGAGAGAGAGTCCAGGTATGTTTGCTGATAACAGGGTAAAATATGGAAGTATTCTAGACACGGCTTATTATACAGTGTAATTGAATTACCAGGGggtgatctgtttttttttatacttagATTGATTTTTGCAAAAGAGGATGTGAGTAAAGACTTGTTGTTTGCGTAAAGAAGTATAACCTGTTTGTCTCGTCAGTCCACGAAGATCAACAGTGGAAACAAAACCAGACATAAACTCTAACAAGAAACTTGATGAAAAACACAGAAGACAAAAACCTGATGCAGAGTTCAGGATTGAGAAAAGAGAAAGTGagcagaaaaaagagaaacaaactaTTGACAATAAAAAGGAGCGAGAGAGGTGAGAAGCCCGGTGCTTTATAAAGCCCTCTATCCCTGCAAAACTCTGCCTTTAGATTGAGAAGTTTTATGTGTATTCTGTTTAGGAAAGATGAAATGAACAGTGATCAACTTCCTTCCCCAATGACGCATTCATCTCCACCCCCCAAGTGTTCACCGGCTGGGGAAGTGAAGAGGGAGAGGTTAGGGCTTGTGCATGTGACTGTGGTTAGAGGAAGCACTCATACCACACAACAAAACACGCAGTCATGCCCTTTTTCTGCAACTGTGTGGTTCTTCTGTTGGGGGAATTTAAGAATTGGCTTTTCAATTCATGTCGAGCAGGATGTtgaattaaatttcaaataaacaagtagtggaatttacaaaaaaaaatcaacatataGTCACCCAACAGAGAAATTTAATTGGtaatgcaacaaaacaaaaataattgcatcataattttttttaccaatcgttttttttttttgtttgtttgttagtttttttgaaaATACACGTTTAAGCTGACTGATTAGACATTCACTACAGTTCAGAAATTTGGGctgagtaagatttttttatgtttttgaataaagtCTGTAATGCTTAggatttgataaataaaatgttcaaaagaacagtgtttatttgaaatatatttttggtaacattataaatgtatttattgtcacctgattaattaaatgcatgcttacttataaaaacaaaaaaataataattcttactgaccccaaagtttGCAAGGTAGTGTATTTTAGTTAATTCTATAGCTAAATACTTGAAACATTACCCTACACTTAAATTTCTCCCTTAGATTCAAATTTGAATTGCAGTTCTGCATCATGTTTGCTACATCAATTCAATTTCAggaattaactttaaaaaaaagttgttttcagATCTGAATGGTGCATGATTTCTTTTGCTGCTCTAGTTGTCTGGCCTACAAGTGGAAACAGTAATgtaatttttcttcttcttttttttttttttttaggaaagatGCTCCTGTTGATTTTTTCCCTCCTGTTTCAGTCAATTCCCACCCTCCTCTAAGACGCCCATCGATAGATGCAAAGAAAGAGAGGTCAGAGCGTgttgcatattaatatatatttcagtaacaAACATGTAATTCTATTGGTTTTATTGCATATTACCTACAGTGATAGTTGATTTAGAACAGAAACAGTTCAAAAGTGTGGTtcagtaattaaaaatgaataattaatgcttttattcagtaaggacacattaaattgataaagaaattggaaaaaaaatgacagtacgaatattatattttataatcccGAATAAAAATGATCTCGGATTttaacatattaagcagcaaatatgttttcaacatttatagtaATGAAAAACATctcatgagcaccaaatcagcatattagactgatttctaaaggatcatgtgccactgaagacctgaagagagtaatgatgctgaaaattcacttttGTGATCACAagattaaatgtcatttttaaataataaataataaaaaaacgaaatGCAGCCTCAATGAGCATaagagaattctttcaaaaaaTCACAGCAAACTTTAGTGTATATCAAGTTAAAATGCTAAATTAGGATGTTTGTATCTCTTGTACAGAAAAGACACTCAGGGTTCTTTACAGTCTCCTCCTCTTCAGGCTCATCCTCATAAACGTCTCTTCAtagatggaaagaaagaaaggttaGACATTGTTCTAGACGTGCATGCACTGTGTGACGTGAAAACTTCATCTTTTATAGAAGCAAACTTCTTCATGTTGAATCAACCTTTCAATGAGACTTGCTCATTTTCATGCAGGAGAGATGCACCTTATCCTCTTTTTCCTCTTCATCATCACCCTCATCCTCCACTTCCTCCTCCTCCTATTCCTATCCCTAAGTTTACATCAGACTTGAAGAAAGAAAGGTCAGAGATTGCCCTCAAGAACGTGTTAAgaatctgtattttttataaaagtcttTAGCTAACATACAGAGTCATCTATCTTCACAGGAAAGTTCCTTCTGAAACTttaccacctcctcctcctcctcctcttccttcttctcctcctcccaAACGTCTATCAAAAGAAGAGCCCAAAGAAAGGTCTGAGCACCTTTGAGTTCTAGATCGTTGATCTCTTTTGTGATAAAGCACagtataatacattattattgctGTAGTTTCGTTTCGTTTGGCAAAATAGCAGTCATTGCTCTAATTTATTCAGCGCTCAATTGATAGAAAATGATAAATGGACATTTTTAGTTCACTAGATGATCTAGTATCAGAACATGTGCTTCAAGTTTCTCTTTCTAATGCcacatttaaattgtatatatgttGCCTAGGGCAAAAAAAGCACCTGATCCGAACGCCCCTCTTCCTCCTATACCTTTTCATCTACATCCTCCTCAGAAACGTGAAATGAAGAAAGAGAGGTCAGGGCTTGGTGTGTTCTCTTTTTGAGTAATGAAAATACTGCCAATCTTTCAGTCCCTTCAGCATCATTTTAGCGTAACACTGTGTTCTAACCGTGCACAATGTTCCTTATCACATAAATAATCAGTGACTTTCTATGCTTAGAAAAGAAACAGCTGAACCCGGTGCTCCTCTCCATCTCCCTCCTGCTCCTCTCCATCTCCAGCCTCCTACACCTACAAAACGTCCCTCATTAGACacaaagaaagacaaagagaaagaaaggttAGGGTCAGGCAAACTGAAAAGCATGTTGATATTAAAGTCTGTGCATCTGTGTTTTTTCTTGATTAGTAgcatcaaaatgaaaaataactaaagCTGTTTCACTTTAGGAAAGACACATCAGACCCAAAGCGACAGGCCTCTGAACACAATGAGAAAGATAGGTCAGAAGCATGAGTACT includes these proteins:
- the LOC113059190 gene encoding serine/arginine repetitive matrix protein 1-like isoform X1; its protein translation is MTREEDLLRIAKKLDKMVSRNNMDGALDLLRELKDFNMTLKLLQDTRIGMSVNGIRKHCTDEDVGNLAKMLIKNWKKLLESAQNQKSERLNEVKNGKYPSKTSGSPSRTSPERESSPRRSTVETKPDINSNKKLDEKHRRQKPDAEFRIEKRESEQKKEKQTIDNKKERERKDEMNSDQLPSPMTHSSPPPKCSPAGEVKRERKDAPVDFFPPVSVNSHPPLRRPSIDAKKERKDTQGSLQSPPLQAHPHKRLFIDGKKERRDAPYPLFPLHHHPHPPLPPPPIPIPKFTSDLKKERKVPSETLPPPPPPPLPSSPPPKRLSKEEPKERAKKAPDPNAPLPPIPFHLHPPQKREMKKERKETAEPGAPLHLPPAPLHLQPPTPTKRPSLDTKKDKEKERKDTSDPKRQASEHNEKDRKDTRDSKPLKRASMKIKIERKDSTESKKLDSRKLSLDGRRDSKDSTDSKSSHHILKRQSSELKLERRDSTSLRSGSSPQGKKSSESKSKPETPRTPTTPTSPLSPSLSSGLGPLSPHLQTGESIRDKCIEMLAAALRTDDDYKDYGTNCEAMAAEIEDHIYQEIKALDMKYKNRVRSRISNLKDPKNPNLRKNVLAGAIELRRIATMTAEEMASDELKQLRNVLTQEAIREHQMAKTGGTTTDLLQCGKCRKKNCTYNQVQTRSADEPMTTFVLCNECGNRWKFC
- the LOC113059190 gene encoding transcription elongation factor A protein 3-like isoform X3, which codes for MTREEDLLRIAKKLDKMVSRNNMDGALDLLRELKDFNMTLKLLQDTRIGMSVNGIRKHCTDEDVGNLAKMLIKNWKKLLESAQNQKSERLNEVKNGKYPSKTSGSPSRTSPERESSPRRSTVETKPDINSNKKLDEKHRRQKPDAEFRIEKRESEQKKEKQTIDNKKERERKDEMNSDQLPSPMTHSSPPPKCSPAGEVKRERKDAPVDFFPPVSVNSHPPLRRPSIDAKKERKDTQGSLQSPPLQAHPHKRLFIDGKKERAKKAPDPNAPLPPIPFHLHPPQKREMKKERKETAEPGAPLHLPPAPLHLQPPTPTKRPSLDTKKDKEKERKDTSDPKRQASEHNEKDRKDTRDSKPLKRASMKIKIERKDSTESKKLDSRKLSLDGRRDSKDSTDSKSSHHILKRQSSELKLERRDSTSLRSGSSPQGKKSSESKSKPETPRTPTTPTSPLSPSLSSGLGPLSPHLQTGESIRDKCIEMLAAALRTDDDYKDYGTNCEAMAAEIEDHIYQEIKALDMKYKNRVRSRISNLKDPKNPNLRKNVLAGAIELRRIATMTAEEMASDELKQLRNVLTQEAIREHQMAKTGGTTTDLLQCGKCRKKNCTYNQVQTRSADEPMTTFVLCNECGNRWKFC
- the LOC113059190 gene encoding transcription elongation factor A protein 3-like isoform X2 produces the protein MTREEDLLRIAKKLDKMVSRNNMDGALDLLRELKDFNMTLKLLQDTRIGMSVNGIRKHCTDEDVGNLAKMLIKNWKKLLESAQNQKSERLNEVKNGKYPSKTSGSPSRTSPERESSPRRSTVETKPDINSNKKLDEKHRRQKPDAEFRIEKRESEQKKEKQTIDNKKERERKDEMNSDQLPSPMTHSSPPPKCSPAGEVKRERKDAPVDFFPPVSVNSHPPLRRPSIDAKKERKDTQGSLQSPPLQAHPHKRLFIDGKKERRDAPYPLFPLHHHPHPPLPPPPIPIPKFTSDLKKERKVPSETLPPPPPPPLPSSPPPKRLSKEEPKERAKKAPDPNAPLPPIPFHLHPPQKREMKKERKETAEPGAPLHLPPAPLHLQPPTPTKRPSLDTKKDKEKERKDSTESKKLDSRKLSLDGRRDSKDSTDSKSSHHILKRQSSELKLERRDSTSLRSGSSPQGKKSSESKSKPETPRTPTTPTSPLSPSLSSGLGPLSPHLQTGESIRDKCIEMLAAALRTDDDYKDYGTNCEAMAAEIEDHIYQEIKALDMKYKNRVRSRISNLKDPKNPNLRKNVLAGAIELRRIATMTAEEMASDELKQLRNVLTQEAIREHQMAKTGGTTTDLLQCGKCRKKNCTYNQVQTRSADEPMTTFVLCNECGNRWKFC